From a single Pseudoalteromonas nigrifaciens genomic region:
- the istB gene encoding IS21-like element helper ATPase IstB, which produces MNLQLARLHELTEELQLAGVETNATALAQQAAKEEWDYLQFLERILQSEQKHRHQRKQVMFTRMAGFPSLKSLEEFDFTFATGVPKKQVNELATLSFIERKENIVLLGPSGVGKTHIASALGYKAVQAGLKTRFISASDLILQLTTAQRQDKYKQVMQRSVLAPRLLIIDEIGYLPFSAQESKLLFDVIAKRYEKGAIILTSNLPFGQWGSIFANDTALTSAMLDRILHHSHIVQIKGESYRIKEKKQAGLMENLNK; this is translated from the coding sequence ATGAACTTACAATTAGCACGTTTGCATGAGCTAACAGAGGAGCTTCAACTCGCTGGTGTTGAAACGAACGCGACAGCGCTAGCGCAGCAAGCAGCAAAAGAAGAATGGGATTATTTACAGTTTCTAGAGCGCATACTGCAAAGCGAGCAGAAGCACCGGCATCAACGTAAACAGGTTATGTTTACACGTATGGCTGGGTTTCCGTCATTAAAATCGCTCGAGGAATTTGATTTTACGTTCGCCACTGGTGTGCCCAAAAAACAGGTTAACGAGCTTGCCACACTCTCGTTTATTGAACGAAAAGAAAACATCGTTCTGCTCGGGCCATCTGGTGTAGGCAAAACACATATTGCCAGTGCGCTAGGTTACAAGGCAGTGCAAGCAGGCTTGAAAACCCGCTTTATTAGCGCATCTGATTTAATATTGCAATTAACCACCGCCCAACGACAAGATAAGTATAAACAAGTGATGCAGCGGTCAGTGCTGGCACCCAGGCTACTAATCATTGATGAAATAGGTTATTTACCGTTTAGTGCTCAAGAATCCAAGTTATTGTTTGACGTCATTGCAAAGCGTTATGAAAAAGGAGCGATAATACTCACAAGTAATCTCCCATTTGGACAATGGGGAAGCATTTTTGCGAATGATACAGCGTTAACATCAGCTATGTTAGATAGAATTTTACACCACTCACACATTGTTCAAATTAAGGGGGAAAGTTATAGAATTAAAGAAAAGAAACAAGCAGGGTTAATGGAAAACCTTAATAAATAG
- the istA gene encoding IS21 family transposase: MISKEEFMKIKVLAMQGMSQRAIAKQLGISRNTVKKYLQGDFDEPHYATRKTGISKLEAFKPYLHSRLAKAAPIHLSAVVLLREIKEQGYTGEISLLRQYLHQYRGSVEPQPIIRFETEAGKQMQVDWGQMRGGKSPLHAFVAVLGYSRALFVAITDNMRYETLEACHRQAFEYFQGIPQQVWYDNMKTVVIERDAYGEGKHRFNQHFYQFSKEMGFIPKLCKPYRPQTKGKVERMVRYVRDNFYQPLATKLSALELTLDVETANVEVINWLNTVANQRIHDTIKVKPADRLKEEQTYLQSLPPLQPVAPPQPAEVSMPLFDMSFETQPLHHDLNIYAQFSEAL, from the coding sequence ATGATTTCAAAAGAAGAGTTCATGAAAATAAAAGTCTTAGCCATGCAAGGCATGTCTCAACGAGCCATTGCTAAACAGTTAGGCATATCGCGTAACACCGTTAAAAAATACCTTCAAGGTGATTTTGACGAGCCGCATTATGCTACTCGTAAAACGGGTATTTCAAAATTAGAGGCCTTTAAACCATATTTGCATTCTCGGTTAGCTAAAGCTGCTCCAATACACTTATCAGCCGTTGTTTTACTCAGGGAAATTAAAGAGCAAGGCTATACCGGAGAAATATCGTTACTACGTCAATACCTGCATCAATATCGAGGGAGCGTTGAACCCCAACCCATTATTCGCTTTGAAACAGAAGCAGGTAAACAAATGCAAGTTGATTGGGGCCAAATGCGAGGTGGGAAATCACCTCTGCATGCCTTTGTCGCTGTTTTAGGCTATAGCCGTGCATTGTTTGTCGCGATTACTGACAACATGCGCTATGAAACGCTCGAAGCATGTCATCGCCAAGCCTTTGAGTATTTCCAAGGCATTCCACAGCAAGTGTGGTATGACAACATGAAAACCGTTGTTATAGAGCGTGATGCTTACGGTGAGGGTAAACACCGCTTTAATCAGCATTTTTACCAATTTAGTAAAGAAATGGGGTTCATTCCAAAGCTATGTAAGCCCTACCGCCCGCAAACAAAAGGCAAAGTAGAGCGAATGGTACGCTATGTGCGCGATAACTTTTATCAGCCATTGGCCACTAAATTATCTGCCCTTGAACTTACTTTGGACGTTGAAACTGCCAATGTTGAAGTCATTAACTGGTTGAACACAGTGGCTAACCAGCGTATTCACGACACAATAAAAGTAAAACCCGCAGATAGATTAAAAGAAGAGCAGACATACCTTCAATCTTTACCCCCGCTCCAACCTGTTGCACCACCACAGCCGGCAGAAGTGAGCATGCCTTTATTTGATATGTCCTTCGAGACTCAACCGTTACATCATGATTTAAACATTTACGCGCAGTTTTCGGAGGCTTTATGA
- a CDS encoding zeta toxin family protein yields MDHFCIAGNNRTRIARKLTDKNEFPSDIRPVSVFMSGSPGAGKTETSKAFLEEIGADNVLRLDPDELRELIPGYSGDNSYLFHRAVSFIVERTLDHAFKNKQSFLLDGTLASYDVAKKNIERSIRKGRQVLILFVYQKPELAWEFVEAREKLEGRRILPNIFIDQFFASQEVIRELKLNFGSQIQVDLLVKNNKGKTRFYHGNVQAIEHHLDEKFTREDLESLIESPSSSKNEL; encoded by the coding sequence GTGGATCATTTTTGCATTGCTGGTAACAATAGAACACGTATAGCTCGCAAACTAACAGATAAAAACGAGTTCCCTTCAGACATAAGGCCTGTTTCTGTTTTTATGTCAGGTTCACCAGGTGCAGGTAAAACTGAGACATCAAAAGCTTTTTTAGAAGAAATTGGAGCTGATAATGTACTAAGGCTTGATCCTGATGAGCTAAGAGAGCTTATACCTGGTTATTCAGGTGATAACTCGTATTTATTTCATCGCGCAGTTTCTTTTATCGTAGAGCGGACACTTGACCATGCGTTTAAAAACAAGCAGTCTTTTTTGTTAGATGGAACTTTGGCAAGCTATGATGTTGCAAAAAAGAATATTGAACGCTCTATTCGCAAGGGAAGGCAGGTACTTATTTTGTTTGTATATCAGAAGCCAGAACTCGCTTGGGAGTTCGTTGAGGCAAGAGAAAAGCTAGAAGGGCGTAGAATTCTACCAAATATCTTCATTGATCAGTTCTTTGCCTCTCAGGAGGTTATAAGGGAGCTTAAGTTAAATTTTGGTAGTCAAATACAAGTTGATTTATTAGTTAAAAATAACAAAGGTAAAACTCGTTTTTATCACGGTAATGTTCAGGCTATAGAGCATCATTTAGATGAAAAATTCACTAGAGAAGATCTGGAGAGCCTGATAGAATCACCATCCAGCTCAAAAAACGAGCTTTAG
- a CDS encoding 5-carboxymethyl-2-hydroxymuconate Delta-isomerase — protein sequence MPHIIIEHSEDLPVLPQVLVEKIHNAAFQSNLFDLETIKTRAISYQQYLLGAGRSGFIHIAVHILAGRSIEQKQMLSEQLLECLKTYCRASDSLSVNIYDIEHEIYRKN from the coding sequence ATGCCGCACATTATTATTGAACACTCAGAAGACCTCCCTGTATTACCACAAGTACTTGTAGAAAAAATTCACAACGCCGCTTTCCAAAGTAATCTATTTGATTTAGAAACCATAAAAACACGCGCTATTTCCTATCAGCAATATCTACTGGGCGCAGGCAGGTCGGGGTTTATACATATCGCGGTACACATTTTGGCAGGGCGTTCTATTGAGCAAAAACAAATGTTAAGTGAGCAACTACTTGAGTGTTTAAAAACCTATTGCAGAGCATCAGACAGCTTAAGCGTTAATATTTACGATATTGAACATGAGATCTACCGCAAAAATTAA
- a CDS encoding winged helix-turn-helix domain-containing protein yields the protein MKTKSPFSVGNCHVSPFENKLNHADNECILQPKFIELLCFLTECYPHAVTREELIDNVWDGNQFVGEKALTNAIWHLRKAFKELDPSNTYIETLRKTGYRLAQPPRFTTADESAQKNNNTPKTKYLYPFILSVLLIIIICGSYLYSLKMPPTSKQHVADIRLYEHIETITTSPGRELFPAISNDNHFLVYSWRRPGFKANLYLRDLYMPEQAAVALTDTPFIEGRAVFSHDREQLFYYQRGAGSSCKIIKYTLANAKKVTLGECGNRLSTDLDINATDSQLVFISGNKNSQVNQTQLNLVDLHSSPHAITQVPCPNNCQFYDESVVYSPDGKQLVVSRNLPSGFEELFLVDINTGSAQQLTSGFVEIKGVDWHPKKDLLVFSGIKKSKRQGYFYNFTTKTLTNAHVDGLSYPEYAQDGSLYFHQWNTDSAVMRVATNNAVASSPFPILSTHFNTRFPDYNERSGKLAFVSNESGSKELWVANKDGTARKQLTQLKTNIYSPIWSPSGRYIAFVVAKRGEHAFYVYDFNSQTSTALTTNFSSHGKPSWSHDSTNVLVSDGEHVFRFDLKGNNLGQVIKQSTLYAYEDKQGALIFANPDAKQLWIKPPGSENAQLLVASINLSNHTSWYYQEGETQALSRVYYFNVAQGDYRLSYYDFASASHHDIIRLPERSFSRTSGLTYIATAGWLIYTSYKSPQIDIKRIDAKYLP from the coding sequence ATGAAAACTAAGTCGCCATTTTCAGTAGGAAACTGCCACGTTTCTCCATTTGAAAATAAGCTAAACCATGCTGACAATGAATGTATTTTACAACCTAAATTTATTGAACTACTTTGTTTTCTAACCGAATGCTATCCACACGCCGTTACTCGCGAAGAATTAATTGATAACGTGTGGGATGGTAATCAATTTGTGGGCGAAAAAGCCCTGACTAATGCTATTTGGCACTTACGAAAAGCATTTAAAGAGCTCGACCCTAGTAATACCTATATAGAAACATTGCGTAAAACAGGTTATCGCCTAGCACAACCTCCTCGCTTTACTACAGCTGATGAATCTGCTCAAAAAAATAACAATACACCTAAAACAAAGTACCTTTACCCTTTTATCCTCAGTGTTTTATTAATCATTATTATCTGTGGCAGCTATTTATACTCTTTAAAAATGCCACCAACGAGCAAGCAACACGTAGCAGATATCCGCCTTTATGAACATATAGAAACTATTACAACAAGCCCTGGCCGTGAGTTATTTCCTGCCATATCGAACGATAATCATTTTTTAGTTTATTCTTGGCGCCGCCCAGGTTTCAAAGCTAATTTATACTTACGCGATCTATATATGCCAGAACAAGCTGCCGTTGCCTTAACAGACACCCCTTTTATAGAAGGGCGTGCCGTTTTTAGTCATGACCGTGAGCAGCTATTTTATTATCAACGCGGAGCAGGCAGCAGTTGTAAAATTATAAAATATACGCTCGCAAACGCAAAAAAAGTAACCCTTGGTGAATGTGGTAATCGCCTCAGTACCGATTTAGATATCAACGCTACAGATAGCCAATTAGTATTTATTAGCGGCAATAAAAATAGCCAAGTAAATCAAACTCAGCTTAATTTAGTCGATTTACACTCAAGTCCGCATGCAATCACACAAGTGCCTTGCCCTAATAATTGCCAGTTTTATGATGAGTCTGTGGTGTATTCACCCGATGGCAAGCAACTCGTTGTATCGCGTAATCTACCATCCGGGTTTGAAGAGCTATTTTTAGTCGATATTAATACCGGCAGTGCCCAACAGTTAACATCTGGGTTTGTTGAAATTAAAGGTGTTGATTGGCACCCTAAAAAAGATTTACTGGTGTTTTCAGGGATTAAAAAAAGTAAACGACAAGGCTATTTTTATAATTTCACCACTAAAACACTAACAAACGCCCACGTAGACGGCTTAAGCTACCCTGAGTATGCACAAGATGGGAGCCTATACTTTCATCAGTGGAATACTGATTCAGCAGTAATGCGAGTAGCAACTAATAACGCAGTGGCAAGTTCACCCTTCCCCATTTTATCTACGCACTTTAATACTCGCTTTCCTGATTATAATGAACGCAGCGGTAAGTTAGCATTTGTATCGAATGAATCTGGATCTAAAGAGCTTTGGGTAGCAAATAAAGATGGTACCGCTCGCAAGCAATTAACTCAGTTAAAAACGAATATTTACAGCCCTATTTGGTCTCCAAGCGGACGCTACATTGCGTTTGTAGTAGCAAAAAGAGGCGAGCATGCCTTTTACGTTTATGATTTTAACTCGCAAACCAGTACCGCATTAACAACCAATTTTAGTAGCCATGGTAAACCCAGTTGGTCGCATGATAGCACCAACGTATTAGTATCAGATGGTGAGCATGTATTTCGTTTTGATTTAAAAGGAAACAACCTAGGACAAGTGATTAAACAATCCACCTTATATGCCTATGAAGATAAGCAAGGTGCGCTTATATTTGCCAACCCCGACGCCAAGCAACTCTGGATCAAGCCCCCTGGTAGCGAAAATGCGCAACTCCTCGTTGCGTCTATTAATTTATCTAACCATACATCATGGTACTACCAAGAAGGCGAAACACAAGCACTGTCACGCGTGTATTACTTTAATGTAGCGCAGGGCGACTATCGCTTAAGTTACTATGACTTTGCCTCAGCGAGTCATCACGACATAATACGCCTACCTGAGCGTTCATTTAGCAGAACATCTGGCTTAACTTATATTGCTACCGCTGGTTGGTTAATTTATACCTCTTATAAATCTCCGCAAATAGATATTAAGCGAATAGATGCAAAGTATTTACCCTGA